One genomic window of Cyprinus carpio isolate SPL01 chromosome A23, ASM1834038v1, whole genome shotgun sequence includes the following:
- the LOC109078872 gene encoding arf-GAP with GTPase, ANK repeat and PH domain-containing protein 1-like isoform X6 produces the protein MNSTNKVTHSTAIRAEVRRHESLQKTINKFLKQLERVEDQQLRTGLKVFLHSIQASCANSQEWTLTRAIPELRLGVLGSLRSGKSALVNRFITGSYLPLESHEGGRYKKEVLVEGQSHLLLIREESGPPSAQICNWLDGVILVFSLENEASFQDVYKNYSELSAHRNIAEIPIIAVGTQDKISSTNARVIEDKRVQQLCIDVRRCTYFETCATYGLNVDRVFNEMTQKIVAAKKQAILLASCKSLPNSPSHSGASTPLSGPGQASNGGQSSDYPSSLPSTPVISHKDIRGGASGDGGSQRNLPRRRTSLFGNRRGSDSEKRASDSRSDISSRSVPIKQGTLWKRSERSLNKEWKKKYVTLSNNGMLTYHSNINEFMQNAQGKEMDLLRVTVKVPGKRLHRAATPGGPSSGPTLIPVPGVNGLSKDKQSSEGGASSNLLTVEEASSTGLSFHNDQKVKRCPSSVSNKGFSVDSSIEGATSPPLGKDHIPSSPMTDRKKKKRNRSINLKGDAAAGQAEEEESSDFIIISSTGQSWHFEAQSQEDRDTWVQAIESQILASLQSCESRNKARRNSQSEAVALQAIRNAKGNDLCVDCGAPNPTWASLNLGALICIECSGIHRNLGTHLSRVRSLDLDDWPSELTKVLAAIGNHMANSIWETCTQGCQKLTPEATREQRESWIRAKYEQRAFVSPLPAHCSEDTMSTWLLKAVIDRDLPTLLLLLAHSTKEVINIPPEGAAQQHHSALHASCQLGDVVMTQLLVWYGSDVKSKDPQGRTALTLARQAGSKECAEILLQHGCPNETSPTSPTPVLSRKSSITSIGRVNSRRRVS, from the exons ATGAATAGCACAAATAAAGTTACACACTCAACTGCAATTAGAGCTGAAGTGAGAAGACATGAAAGCTTGCAAAAGACCATAAACAAATTTCTCAAACAGCTGGAGAGGGTTGAGGACCAGCAGCTCAGGACAGGACTAAAGGTTTTCCTCCACAGCATTCAAG CTTCATGTGCCAATAGCCAGGAATGGACCCTAACTCGTGCTATTCCAGAACTGCGATTG GGGGTTCTGGGTAGCCTTCGCAGTGGAAAATCTGCTCTAGTAAACAGATTCATCACAGGAAGTTATCTTCCACTTGAGTCGCATGAGG GGGGAAGATATAAAAAAGAGGTGTTGGTGGAGGGACAGAGTCATTTATTGCTGATCCGAGAAGAATCTGGCCCACCAAGTGCACAG ATCTGCAACTGGCTTGATGGCGTAATCCTAGTTTTTAGTCTGGAAAATGAAGCAAGTTTCCAGGATGTGTACAAAAACTACAGTGAGCTAAGCGCCCATCGTAACATAGCAGAAATCCCAATTATAGCAGTTGGAACACAAG ATAAGATTAGTAGCACTAATGCCCGTGTGATTGAGGACAAGAGAGTCCAGCAGCTGTGTATAGATGTGCGTCGCTGCACTTATTTTGAGACCTGTGCCACATATGGACTTAATGTGGACAGAGTATTTAATGAAA TGACTCAGAAGATTGTTGCTGCCAAGAAGCAAGCCATCCTTCTGGCCTCCTGTAAATCTCTCCCAAACTCCCCGAGTCACTCAGGGGCCTCGACTCCACTGTCAGGGCCCGGACAG GCCAGTAATGGGGGTCAGAGTAGTGATTACCCCTCCTCTTTGCCTTCTACTCCTGTGATAAGTCACAAAGACATACGGGGTGGGGCAAGTGGAGATGGGGGCTCGCAAAGAAACCTGCCCCGACGACGGACATCTTTATTTGGG AACCGTCGTGGGAGTGACTCTGAAAAAAGAGCTTCTGATAGCAGAAGTGACATCAGCAGTCGATCAGTTCCTATTAAACAG gGGACTTTGTGGAAACGCAGTGAACGCTCTTTAAACAAGGAGTGGAAGAAGAAGTATGTGACGCTGTCAAACAATGGCATGCTTACATATCATTCAAATATAAAT GAGTTTATGCAGAATGCTCAGGGTAAAGAGATGGACTTATTGCGAGTAACAGTGAAGGTGCCAGGAAAGCGTCTTCATCGTGCTGCTACTCCTGGTGGACCATCCTCTGGCCCTACTCTCATTCCTGTGCCCGGTGTAAATGGACTTAGTAAAGACAAGCAGTCATCTGAAGGTGGCGCTTCAT cAAATCTTCTGACTGTAGAAGAGGCGTCCAGCACTGGTTTGTCTTTTCATAATGATCAAAAGGTGAAACGTTGCCCGTCATCTGTGTCTAACAAAGGCTTCAGTGTGG ACTCGAGTATTGAAGGGGCTACAAGTCCTCCTTTAGGAAAAGACCACATCCCATCTTCTCCAATGACtgacaggaagaagaaaaaacgAAACAGAAGTATTAACTTGAAAGGAGACGCAGCGGCTGGGCAGGCTGAGG AAGAGGAGAGCTCAGACTTCATCATCATATCAAGCACAGGACAGAGCTGGCATTTCGAAGCCCAAAGTCAAGAGGACAGGGACACCTGGGTTCAGGCCATCGAAAGCCAGATCCTTGCAAGTCTACAGAGCTGTGAAAGCAGAAATAAG GCTCGAAGGAACAGCCAAAGTGAAGCTGTTGCCCTGCAGGCCATTCGTAATGCCAAAGGGAATGACCTCTGTGTGGACTGTGGAGCACCAA ATCCAACATGGGCGAGTCTTAATCTTGGGGCTTTAATCTGCATCGAGTGTTCGGGAATACACCGGAACCTGGGGACGCACCTGTCCCGTGTGCGATCGCTAGACCTGGACGACTGGCCCAGTGAACTCACAAAAGTGCTTGCGGCTATAGGCAACCATATGGCCAACAGCATTTGGGAAACCTGCACCCAAGGATGCCAAAAGTTGACACCTGAGGCAACAAG AGAGCAGAGAGAGTCATGGATCCGTGCCAAATATGAACAGCGGGCATTTGTGTCGCCCTTGCCCGCTCATTGTTCAGAGGACACAATGTCGACTTGGTTGCTTAAAGCAGTAATTGACAGAGACCTTCCCACACTTCTGCTGCTCCTCGCACACAGCACCAAGGAAGTGATCAACATCCCACCTGAAGGAGCAGCACAGCAGCATCACAGCGCTTTACATGCGTCCTGCCAGCTGGGCGACGTGGTCATGACACAGCTGCTGGTCTGG tACGGCAGTGATGTGAAGTCAAAGGATCCACAAGGTAGAACCGCACTGACGTTGGCACGCCAAGCCGGCAGCAAAGAGTGTGCCGAGATCCTTCTCCAACACGGCTGTCCCAATGAGACGTCACCCACCTCCCCGACACCTGTTCTGTCCCGCAAAAGTAGCATCACCAGTATCGGACGTGTCAATTCAAGGAGGAGGGTCTCGTAA
- the LOC109078872 gene encoding arf-GAP with GTPase, ANK repeat and PH domain-containing protein 1-like isoform X1: MNRTGTSQSKTTYLISLTLVKVETTEENELEKSRLAVGGAVYDSDGAKHLKHAGSNNEGQECQKMGEAVELEAGESVKFSVEQEILQSPREDKALFADGVHPRDRQKSMISPTTENGRARESPGMAQTSFSRDVARHLGDIPVRATQRPVSLLKAHGGGREFKESRESIHASSKSLDRKDSRTRIQSPTSPTPGSFRASWAVSEVKHCDEDLKMGVGMKKPTEGDIIAMRTQSPRAERLKSGSTSLPTPVALITKPQRKGKSRTLDNSDLNCLSEDLLKCRGGQMVADFRTAQSQGASARDRKMLRFISGIFTKSTPVATSATIVTPVYSTIQRESSEEEASCANSQEWTLTRAIPELRLGVLGSLRSGKSALVNRFITGSYLPLESHEGGRYKKEVLVEGQSHLLLIREESGPPSAQICNWLDGVILVFSLENEASFQDVYKNYSELSAHRNIAEIPIIAVGTQDKISSTNARVIEDKRVQQLCIDVRRCTYFETCATYGLNVDRVFNEMTQKIVAAKKQAILLASCKSLPNSPSHSGASTPLSGPGQASNGGQSSDYPSSLPSTPVISHKDIRGGASGDGGSQRNLPRRRTSLFGNRRGSDSEKRASDSRSDISSRSVPIKQGTLWKRSERSLNKEWKKKYVTLSNNGMLTYHSNINEFMQNAQGKEMDLLRVTVKVPGKRLHRAATPGGPSSGPTLIPVPGVNGLSKDKQSSEGGASSNLLTVEEASSTGLSFHNDQKVKRCPSSVSNKGFSVDSSIEGATSPPLGKDHIPSSPMTDRKKKKRNRSINLKGDAAAGQAEAKRKMWKLKSFGSLRNINKTEEESSDFIIISSTGQSWHFEAQSQEDRDTWVQAIESQILASLQSCESRNKARRNSQSEAVALQAIRNAKGNDLCVDCGAPNPTWASLNLGALICIECSGIHRNLGTHLSRVRSLDLDDWPSELTKVLAAIGNHMANSIWETCTQGCQKLTPEATREQRESWIRAKYEQRAFVSPLPAHCSEDTMSTWLLKAVIDRDLPTLLLLLAHSTKEVINIPPEGAAQQHHSALHASCQLGDVVMTQLLVWYGSDVKSKDPQGRTALTLARQAGSKECAEILLQHGCPNETSPTSPTPVLSRKSSITSIGRVNSRRRVS, from the exons ATGAACCGAACCGGGACCTCACAGTCAAAAACCACCTACCTTATCTCCCTCACCTTGGTGAAGGTAGAAACCACTGAGGAGAATGAGTTGGAGAAGTCTAGGTTGGCTGTGGGGGGAGCAGTGTATGATTCCGATGGTGCTAAACATCTCAAGCACGCTGGATCCAATAATGAGGGCCAGGAGTGCCAGAAAATGGGTGAGGCTGTTGAGCTGGAAGCTGGAGAATCTGTCAAATTCTCAGTGGAACAGGAAATACTCCAAAGCCCAAGGGAGGACAAGGCACTATTTGCAGATGGTGTTCATCCCAGAGATAGACAAAAATCAATGATCTCACCCACCACAGAAAATGGAAGAGCCAGAGAATCCCCTGGAATGGCCCAAACCTCTTTTTCCCGGGATGTAGCTAGGCATCTTGGTGACATCCCAGTCCGTGCAACCCAGCGGCCTGTGTCGCTCCTTAAAGCTCACGGAGGTGGCCGTGAATTTAAAGAGTCCAGAGAGAGCATCCATGCCTCCTCCAAGAGCCTTGACCGTAAGGACAGTCGGACCAGGATCCAGTCCCCAACCAGCCCCACTCCTGGATCTTTTCGGGCATCATGGGCTGTAAGCGAGGTGAAACATTGCGATGAAGACCTCAAAATGGGTGTTGGGATGAAGAAGCCCACTGAAGGGGACATCATAGCCATGCGAACTCAAAGCCCTCGAGCAGAGAGATTAAAGTCAGGATCTACATCTCTTCCCACCCCTGTCGCCTTGATTACCAAGCCTCAACGCAAAGGAAAGAGTCGCACCTTGGACAACAGTGACCTGAACTGTCTGTCCGAGGACCTCCTGAAGTGCAGAGGTGGTCAAATGGTAGCAGACTTTAGAACAGCTCAGTCCCAGGGGGCTTCAGCACGTGACCGCAAAATGCTAAGATTTATTAGTGGCATTTTTACCAAGAGCACTCCAGTTGCAACCAGTGCAACCATTGTGACCCCAGTCTATAGCACCATTCAGAGGGAATCCAGTGAAGAGGAAG CTTCATGTGCCAATAGCCAGGAATGGACCCTAACTCGTGCTATTCCAGAACTGCGATTG GGGGTTCTGGGTAGCCTTCGCAGTGGAAAATCTGCTCTAGTAAACAGATTCATCACAGGAAGTTATCTTCCACTTGAGTCGCATGAGG GGGGAAGATATAAAAAAGAGGTGTTGGTGGAGGGACAGAGTCATTTATTGCTGATCCGAGAAGAATCTGGCCCACCAAGTGCACAG ATCTGCAACTGGCTTGATGGCGTAATCCTAGTTTTTAGTCTGGAAAATGAAGCAAGTTTCCAGGATGTGTACAAAAACTACAGTGAGCTAAGCGCCCATCGTAACATAGCAGAAATCCCAATTATAGCAGTTGGAACACAAG ATAAGATTAGTAGCACTAATGCCCGTGTGATTGAGGACAAGAGAGTCCAGCAGCTGTGTATAGATGTGCGTCGCTGCACTTATTTTGAGACCTGTGCCACATATGGACTTAATGTGGACAGAGTATTTAATGAAA TGACTCAGAAGATTGTTGCTGCCAAGAAGCAAGCCATCCTTCTGGCCTCCTGTAAATCTCTCCCAAACTCCCCGAGTCACTCAGGGGCCTCGACTCCACTGTCAGGGCCCGGACAG GCCAGTAATGGGGGTCAGAGTAGTGATTACCCCTCCTCTTTGCCTTCTACTCCTGTGATAAGTCACAAAGACATACGGGGTGGGGCAAGTGGAGATGGGGGCTCGCAAAGAAACCTGCCCCGACGACGGACATCTTTATTTGGG AACCGTCGTGGGAGTGACTCTGAAAAAAGAGCTTCTGATAGCAGAAGTGACATCAGCAGTCGATCAGTTCCTATTAAACAG gGGACTTTGTGGAAACGCAGTGAACGCTCTTTAAACAAGGAGTGGAAGAAGAAGTATGTGACGCTGTCAAACAATGGCATGCTTACATATCATTCAAATATAAAT GAGTTTATGCAGAATGCTCAGGGTAAAGAGATGGACTTATTGCGAGTAACAGTGAAGGTGCCAGGAAAGCGTCTTCATCGTGCTGCTACTCCTGGTGGACCATCCTCTGGCCCTACTCTCATTCCTGTGCCCGGTGTAAATGGACTTAGTAAAGACAAGCAGTCATCTGAAGGTGGCGCTTCAT cAAATCTTCTGACTGTAGAAGAGGCGTCCAGCACTGGTTTGTCTTTTCATAATGATCAAAAGGTGAAACGTTGCCCGTCATCTGTGTCTAACAAAGGCTTCAGTGTGG ACTCGAGTATTGAAGGGGCTACAAGTCCTCCTTTAGGAAAAGACCACATCCCATCTTCTCCAATGACtgacaggaagaagaaaaaacgAAACAGAAGTATTAACTTGAAAGGAGACGCAGCGGCTGGGCAGGCTGAGG CCAAGCGCAAAATGTGGAAATTAAAAAGCTTTGGTAGCTTGagaaacattaacaaaacag AAGAGGAGAGCTCAGACTTCATCATCATATCAAGCACAGGACAGAGCTGGCATTTCGAAGCCCAAAGTCAAGAGGACAGGGACACCTGGGTTCAGGCCATCGAAAGCCAGATCCTTGCAAGTCTACAGAGCTGTGAAAGCAGAAATAAG GCTCGAAGGAACAGCCAAAGTGAAGCTGTTGCCCTGCAGGCCATTCGTAATGCCAAAGGGAATGACCTCTGTGTGGACTGTGGAGCACCAA ATCCAACATGGGCGAGTCTTAATCTTGGGGCTTTAATCTGCATCGAGTGTTCGGGAATACACCGGAACCTGGGGACGCACCTGTCCCGTGTGCGATCGCTAGACCTGGACGACTGGCCCAGTGAACTCACAAAAGTGCTTGCGGCTATAGGCAACCATATGGCCAACAGCATTTGGGAAACCTGCACCCAAGGATGCCAAAAGTTGACACCTGAGGCAACAAG AGAGCAGAGAGAGTCATGGATCCGTGCCAAATATGAACAGCGGGCATTTGTGTCGCCCTTGCCCGCTCATTGTTCAGAGGACACAATGTCGACTTGGTTGCTTAAAGCAGTAATTGACAGAGACCTTCCCACACTTCTGCTGCTCCTCGCACACAGCACCAAGGAAGTGATCAACATCCCACCTGAAGGAGCAGCACAGCAGCATCACAGCGCTTTACATGCGTCCTGCCAGCTGGGCGACGTGGTCATGACACAGCTGCTGGTCTGG tACGGCAGTGATGTGAAGTCAAAGGATCCACAAGGTAGAACCGCACTGACGTTGGCACGCCAAGCCGGCAGCAAAGAGTGTGCCGAGATCCTTCTCCAACACGGCTGTCCCAATGAGACGTCACCCACCTCCCCGACACCTGTTCTGTCCCGCAAAAGTAGCATCACCAGTATCGGACGTGTCAATTCAAGGAGGAGGGTCTCGTAA
- the LOC109078872 gene encoding arf-GAP with GTPase, ANK repeat and PH domain-containing protein 1-like isoform X2, translating into MNRTGTSQSKTTYLISLTLVKVETTEENELEKSRLAVGGAVYDSDGAKHLKHAGSNNEGQECQKMGEAVELEAGESVKFSVEQEILQSPREDKALFADGVHPRDRQKSMISPTTENGRARESPGMAQTSFSRDVARHLGDIPVRATQRPVSLLKAHGGGREFKESRESIHASSKSLDRKDSRTRIQSPTSPTPGSFRASWAVSEVKHCDEDLKMGVGMKKPTEGDIIAMRTQSPRAERLKSGSTSLPTPVALITKPQRKGKSRTLDNSDLNCLSEDLLKCRGGQMVADFRTAQSQGASARDRKMLRFISGIFTKSTPVATSATIVTPVYSTIQRESSEEEASCANSQEWTLTRAIPELRLGVLGSLRSGKSALVNRFITGSYLPLESHEGGRYKKEVLVEGQSHLLLIREESGPPSAQICNWLDGVILVFSLENEASFQDVYKNYSELSAHRNIAEIPIIAVGTQDKISSTNARVIEDKRVQQLCIDVRRCTYFETCATYGLNVDRVFNEMTQKIVAAKKQAILLASCKSLPNSPSHSGASTPLSGPGQASNGGQSSDYPSSLPSTPVISHKDIRGGASGDGGSQRNLPRRRTSLFGNRRGSDSEKRASDSRSDISSRSVPIKQGTLWKRSERSLNKEWKKKYVTLSNNGMLTYHSNINEFMQNAQGKEMDLLRVTVKVPGKRLHRAATPGGPSSGPTLIPVPGVNGLSKDKQSSEANLLTVEEASSTGLSFHNDQKVKRCPSSVSNKGFSVDSSIEGATSPPLGKDHIPSSPMTDRKKKKRNRSINLKGDAAAGQAEAKRKMWKLKSFGSLRNINKTEEESSDFIIISSTGQSWHFEAQSQEDRDTWVQAIESQILASLQSCESRNKARRNSQSEAVALQAIRNAKGNDLCVDCGAPNPTWASLNLGALICIECSGIHRNLGTHLSRVRSLDLDDWPSELTKVLAAIGNHMANSIWETCTQGCQKLTPEATREQRESWIRAKYEQRAFVSPLPAHCSEDTMSTWLLKAVIDRDLPTLLLLLAHSTKEVINIPPEGAAQQHHSALHASCQLGDVVMTQLLVWYGSDVKSKDPQGRTALTLARQAGSKECAEILLQHGCPNETSPTSPTPVLSRKSSITSIGRVNSRRRVS; encoded by the exons ATGAACCGAACCGGGACCTCACAGTCAAAAACCACCTACCTTATCTCCCTCACCTTGGTGAAGGTAGAAACCACTGAGGAGAATGAGTTGGAGAAGTCTAGGTTGGCTGTGGGGGGAGCAGTGTATGATTCCGATGGTGCTAAACATCTCAAGCACGCTGGATCCAATAATGAGGGCCAGGAGTGCCAGAAAATGGGTGAGGCTGTTGAGCTGGAAGCTGGAGAATCTGTCAAATTCTCAGTGGAACAGGAAATACTCCAAAGCCCAAGGGAGGACAAGGCACTATTTGCAGATGGTGTTCATCCCAGAGATAGACAAAAATCAATGATCTCACCCACCACAGAAAATGGAAGAGCCAGAGAATCCCCTGGAATGGCCCAAACCTCTTTTTCCCGGGATGTAGCTAGGCATCTTGGTGACATCCCAGTCCGTGCAACCCAGCGGCCTGTGTCGCTCCTTAAAGCTCACGGAGGTGGCCGTGAATTTAAAGAGTCCAGAGAGAGCATCCATGCCTCCTCCAAGAGCCTTGACCGTAAGGACAGTCGGACCAGGATCCAGTCCCCAACCAGCCCCACTCCTGGATCTTTTCGGGCATCATGGGCTGTAAGCGAGGTGAAACATTGCGATGAAGACCTCAAAATGGGTGTTGGGATGAAGAAGCCCACTGAAGGGGACATCATAGCCATGCGAACTCAAAGCCCTCGAGCAGAGAGATTAAAGTCAGGATCTACATCTCTTCCCACCCCTGTCGCCTTGATTACCAAGCCTCAACGCAAAGGAAAGAGTCGCACCTTGGACAACAGTGACCTGAACTGTCTGTCCGAGGACCTCCTGAAGTGCAGAGGTGGTCAAATGGTAGCAGACTTTAGAACAGCTCAGTCCCAGGGGGCTTCAGCACGTGACCGCAAAATGCTAAGATTTATTAGTGGCATTTTTACCAAGAGCACTCCAGTTGCAACCAGTGCAACCATTGTGACCCCAGTCTATAGCACCATTCAGAGGGAATCCAGTGAAGAGGAAG CTTCATGTGCCAATAGCCAGGAATGGACCCTAACTCGTGCTATTCCAGAACTGCGATTG GGGGTTCTGGGTAGCCTTCGCAGTGGAAAATCTGCTCTAGTAAACAGATTCATCACAGGAAGTTATCTTCCACTTGAGTCGCATGAGG GGGGAAGATATAAAAAAGAGGTGTTGGTGGAGGGACAGAGTCATTTATTGCTGATCCGAGAAGAATCTGGCCCACCAAGTGCACAG ATCTGCAACTGGCTTGATGGCGTAATCCTAGTTTTTAGTCTGGAAAATGAAGCAAGTTTCCAGGATGTGTACAAAAACTACAGTGAGCTAAGCGCCCATCGTAACATAGCAGAAATCCCAATTATAGCAGTTGGAACACAAG ATAAGATTAGTAGCACTAATGCCCGTGTGATTGAGGACAAGAGAGTCCAGCAGCTGTGTATAGATGTGCGTCGCTGCACTTATTTTGAGACCTGTGCCACATATGGACTTAATGTGGACAGAGTATTTAATGAAA TGACTCAGAAGATTGTTGCTGCCAAGAAGCAAGCCATCCTTCTGGCCTCCTGTAAATCTCTCCCAAACTCCCCGAGTCACTCAGGGGCCTCGACTCCACTGTCAGGGCCCGGACAG GCCAGTAATGGGGGTCAGAGTAGTGATTACCCCTCCTCTTTGCCTTCTACTCCTGTGATAAGTCACAAAGACATACGGGGTGGGGCAAGTGGAGATGGGGGCTCGCAAAGAAACCTGCCCCGACGACGGACATCTTTATTTGGG AACCGTCGTGGGAGTGACTCTGAAAAAAGAGCTTCTGATAGCAGAAGTGACATCAGCAGTCGATCAGTTCCTATTAAACAG gGGACTTTGTGGAAACGCAGTGAACGCTCTTTAAACAAGGAGTGGAAGAAGAAGTATGTGACGCTGTCAAACAATGGCATGCTTACATATCATTCAAATATAAAT GAGTTTATGCAGAATGCTCAGGGTAAAGAGATGGACTTATTGCGAGTAACAGTGAAGGTGCCAGGAAAGCGTCTTCATCGTGCTGCTACTCCTGGTGGACCATCCTCTGGCCCTACTCTCATTCCTGTGCCCGGTGTAAATGGACTTAGTAAAGACAAGCAGTCATCTGAAG cAAATCTTCTGACTGTAGAAGAGGCGTCCAGCACTGGTTTGTCTTTTCATAATGATCAAAAGGTGAAACGTTGCCCGTCATCTGTGTCTAACAAAGGCTTCAGTGTGG ACTCGAGTATTGAAGGGGCTACAAGTCCTCCTTTAGGAAAAGACCACATCCCATCTTCTCCAATGACtgacaggaagaagaaaaaacgAAACAGAAGTATTAACTTGAAAGGAGACGCAGCGGCTGGGCAGGCTGAGG CCAAGCGCAAAATGTGGAAATTAAAAAGCTTTGGTAGCTTGagaaacattaacaaaacag AAGAGGAGAGCTCAGACTTCATCATCATATCAAGCACAGGACAGAGCTGGCATTTCGAAGCCCAAAGTCAAGAGGACAGGGACACCTGGGTTCAGGCCATCGAAAGCCAGATCCTTGCAAGTCTACAGAGCTGTGAAAGCAGAAATAAG GCTCGAAGGAACAGCCAAAGTGAAGCTGTTGCCCTGCAGGCCATTCGTAATGCCAAAGGGAATGACCTCTGTGTGGACTGTGGAGCACCAA ATCCAACATGGGCGAGTCTTAATCTTGGGGCTTTAATCTGCATCGAGTGTTCGGGAATACACCGGAACCTGGGGACGCACCTGTCCCGTGTGCGATCGCTAGACCTGGACGACTGGCCCAGTGAACTCACAAAAGTGCTTGCGGCTATAGGCAACCATATGGCCAACAGCATTTGGGAAACCTGCACCCAAGGATGCCAAAAGTTGACACCTGAGGCAACAAG AGAGCAGAGAGAGTCATGGATCCGTGCCAAATATGAACAGCGGGCATTTGTGTCGCCCTTGCCCGCTCATTGTTCAGAGGACACAATGTCGACTTGGTTGCTTAAAGCAGTAATTGACAGAGACCTTCCCACACTTCTGCTGCTCCTCGCACACAGCACCAAGGAAGTGATCAACATCCCACCTGAAGGAGCAGCACAGCAGCATCACAGCGCTTTACATGCGTCCTGCCAGCTGGGCGACGTGGTCATGACACAGCTGCTGGTCTGG tACGGCAGTGATGTGAAGTCAAAGGATCCACAAGGTAGAACCGCACTGACGTTGGCACGCCAAGCCGGCAGCAAAGAGTGTGCCGAGATCCTTCTCCAACACGGCTGTCCCAATGAGACGTCACCCACCTCCCCGACACCTGTTCTGTCCCGCAAAAGTAGCATCACCAGTATCGGACGTGTCAATTCAAGGAGGAGGGTCTCGTAA